Proteins from a genomic interval of Diospyros lotus cultivar Yz01 chromosome 6, ASM1463336v1, whole genome shotgun sequence:
- the LOC127803419 gene encoding uncharacterized protein LOC127803419 produces the protein MLPVDPAKKIAFNRHISDGDLVIVYERHDIMKAVKVCENSALQNRFGVFKHSDWIGKPFGSKVFSNKGGFVYLLAPTPELWTLVLSHRTQILYIADISFVVMYLELVPGCLVLESGTGSGSLTTSLARAIAPTGHVYTFDFHEQRAASAREDFEKTGLNSLVTVGVRDIQGEGFPDDFSGRADSVFLDLPQPWLAIPSAGKMLKQDGILCSFSPCIEQVQRCCDTLRTSFTDIRTFEVLLRTYEVREVKIDGWQTDDSGSLGSLPCKRRQLSSEEGGNGRDIPSSSTVMARPSPETRGHTGYLTFARLRSLS, from the exons ATGCTGCCAGTTGATCCTGCAAAAAAGATAGCATTTAACCGCCATATTAGCGATGGAGACTTGGTTATTGTATATGAGAGGCATGATATTATGAAGGCTGTTAAAGTATGTGAGAATTCTGCTCTTCAAAACCGATTTGGTGTTTTTAAACATTCAGACTGGATTGGGAAACCCTTTGGCTCTAAGGTGTTTAGCAACAAGGGTGGATTTGTTTACTTGTTAGCTCCAACTCCTGAGCTTTGGACTTTGGTTTTGAGCCACAGAACTCAGATTTTATATATTGCAGATATTAGCTTTGTTGTTATGTACTTGGAATTAGTTCCCGGCTGTTTGGTTCTTGAGTCTGGCACTGGAAGTGGATCTTTGACTACCTCACTCGCGAGGGCTATTGCTCCAACAGGGCATGTTTAtacatttgattttcatgaaCAAAGGGCTGCCTCCGCAAG GGAGGATTTTGAGAAGACAGGACTGAATAGCTTAGTCACTGTAGGAGTTCGAGATATTCAAGGCGAGGGATTTCCTGATGATTTCTCTGGGAGGGCTGATTCTGTCTTCCTCGACCTACCCCAACCTTGGCTGGCTATTCCTTCTGCAGGGAAAATGTTGAAACAAGACGGGATTCTGTGCTCTTTCTCGCCGTGCATTGAACAAGTGCAACGATGTTGTGACACGCTTAGAACTAGCTTTACCG ATATAAGAACATTTGAAGTATTGCTCCGCACATATGAAGTCAGAGAAGTGAAAATAGACGGCTGGCAAACTGATGACAGTGGATCTCTCGGGTCCCTCCCTTGCAAGAGGCGGCAGCTCTCAAGTGAAGAAGGTGGCAATGGAAGGGATATCCCCAGTTCTTCGACCGTCATGGCTAGACCATCACCCGAAACCAGAGGCCACACCGGGTATCTGACATTCGCGAGACTCAGATCCCTTTCATAG
- the LOC127803417 gene encoding ATP-dependent RNA helicase-like protein DB10, translating into MMATATAGPRYAPEDPTLPKPWRGLVDGKTGFLYFWNPETNVTQYERPVASSQSDSAPSRKLHSASISSSVQVQQSSQGHRDSGYNDDDYKYSNGGSKHASGTRSYQSGKGGSDHLHIVPNGEIDAGHGASSGKGYGSSGGNGVSADAYRHRHEITVTGDNVPPPFTSFEATGFPSEILREVQQAGFSAPTPIQAQSWPLALQSRDIVAIAKTGSGKTLGYLVPGFIHLKRCRKNPQLGPTVLVLSPTRELATQIQDEAVKFGKSSRISCTCLYGGAPKAPQLRELDRGVDIVVATPGRLNDILEMKRVSLRQVSYLVLDEADRMLDMGFEPQIRKIVKEVPSRRQTLMYTATWPKEVRKIAADLLVNPVQVNIGNVDELVANKAITQHVEVLAPMEKQRRLEQILRSQEPGSKIIVFCSTKKMCDQLARTLTRQFGAAAIHGDKSQSERDYVLNQFRSGRSPVLVATDVAARGLDIKDIRVVINYDFPTGVEDYVHRIGRTGRAGATGIAYTFFLDQDAKHASELVKILEGSNQRVPVELRGMASRGGGMGRARRPWGSSSSSGRDSGRGGRNDSGYGGRGSWGVTEKGGGRGSDRDYRDSERYGRSFNGDGDGAGAGSYHHRSFHEKMVRGGDGARARSRSRSRSRSPTKGSGWGNYQSRAKSPSHSVERARERSPVRSFHKYMMGQAQSPQPSQRKQVSSYGSDASRELTSSGWGPRSPAADGQGKQGLGESYGDSPPREQRRSPSGGLENEGGYANANGGSSYYGEEEEEEGMIPADEEEGVIPPQVEDSGVVEGAAD; encoded by the exons ATGATGGCTACTGCAACAGCTGGTCCACGTTATGCTCCAGAGGACCCGACTCTTCCCAAACCTTGGAGAGGCCTGGTTGATGGTAAAACAGGTTTCCTTTACTTTTGGAATCCAGAGACCAATGTCACTCAGTATGAGAGGCCTGTTGCATCTTCACAGTCAGATTCAGCCCCATCAAGGAAGCTGCATTCAGCATCCATAAGTTCTTCTGTTCAAGTTCAACAATCTTCTCAAGGACATCGTGACAGTGGATACAATGACGATGATTATAAATATAGCAATGGTGGATCAAAACATGCTTCAGGAACAAGGAGTTACCAG AGTGGAAAGGGTGGATCAGATCATTTGCACATTGTTCCTAATGGGGAAATAGATGCTGGGCATGGGGCATCTTCTGGCAAGGGTTATGGGTCTTCAGGTGGAAATGGTGTATCTGCAGACGCTTATCGCCATCGGCATGAAATAACAGTTACT GGAGATAATGTGCCCCCTCCTTTCACATCATTTGAAGCTACTGGTTTTCCTTCAGAGATTCTTAGAGAG GTACAACAAGCTGGGTTCTCTGCTCCTACTCCAATACAGGCACAGTCATGGCCACTTGCTCTTCAAAGTCGCGACATTGTAGCCATTGCAAAGACAGGTTCAGGGAAAACATTGGGATACTTGGTACCAGGATTTATTCATCTCAAGCGCTGCCGCAAGAATCCCCAACTGGGTCCAACTGTTTTGGTTTTGTCACCGACAAGGGAGTTGGCCACACAAATTCAGGATGAAGCTGTGAAGTTTGGAAAATCATCAAGAATATCTTGCACG TGTTTGTATGGAGGAGCACCGAAGGCACCCCAATTAAGAGAGTTAGACAGAGGTGTGGATATTGTGGTTGCCACTCCTGGCCGCCTGAATGATATTTTGGAGATGAAACGAGTGAGCCTCCGTCAAGTCTCTTATTTGGTGTTAGATGAGGCAGACCGGATGCTGGACATGGGTTTTGAACCACAGATTCGGAAGATTGTGAAGGAGGTGCCTAGCCGCCGCCAGACTCTAATGTACACAGCAACATGGCCCAAGGAGGTTCGCAAAATTGCAGCTGATCTACTGGTCAATCCTGTGCAGGTTAACATTGGGAATGTTGATGAACTTGTTGCCAACAAGGCTATCACCCAG CATGTTGAAGTTTTGGCACCTATGGAGAAACAGAGGCGCCTCGAGCAGATACTGCGATCCCAAGAACCGGGGTCTAAGATCATTGTCTTTTGTTCAACCAAGAAGATGTGCGATCAACTTGCTCGTACCTTGACCCGACAGTTTGGAGCTGCTGCCATTCATGGAGATAAATCTCAGAGTGAGAGGGATTACGTGTTGAATCAGTTCCGCTCTGGGAGATCCCCAGTGCTTGTAGCTACTGATGTTGCAGCTCGTGGATTAGACATCAAAGATATCAG GGTGGTCATCAATTATGACTTCCCCACAGGAGTAGAGGACTATGTTCACAGGATTGGAAGGACTGGGAGGGCAGGTGCCACTGGAATTGCTTACACATTTTTCTTGGACCAAGATGCAAAGCATGCATCTGAACTCGTTAAAATTTTGGAAGGATCAAATCAGCGTGTCCCAGTTGAACTTCGTGGTATGGCTTCACGTGGTGGTGGAATGGGCAGGGCTAGACGTCCTTGGGGTTCTAGCTCCAGTAGTGGACGTGATTCAGGCCGTGGTGGGCGTAATGACTCAGGTTATGGTGGAAGGGGCAGTTGGGGAGTTACAGAAAAAGGTGGTGGTCGTGGATCTGACCGTGACTACAGGGACAG TGAAAGGTATGGACGTAGTTTCAATGGTGATGGGGATGGTGCTGGTGCTGGCAGTTATCATCATAGGAGCTTCCATGAAAAGATGGTTCGTGGAGGAGATGGAGCACGAGCTCGCAGCCGGAGTAGAAGCCGAAGTCGAAGTCCAACCAAGGGTTCAGGATGGGGCAACTACCAGAGCAGGGCTAAGAGCCCGAGCCATAGTGTTGAAAGGGCTCGTGAAAGGTCACCTGTGCGTAGTTTTCACAAGTACATGATGGGGCAGGCTCAATCTCCCCAGCCATCCCAACGTAAACAGGTGTCATCTTACGGGAGTGATGCATCGAGGGAGCTCACAAGTTCTGGATGGGGACCGCGCTCTCCTGCTGCAGATGGCCAGGGGAAGCAAGGCCTTGGGGAATCCTATGGTGATTCTCCCCCAAGGGAGCAGAGAAGATCACCAAGCGGTGGACTGGAGAATGAAGGCGGCTATGCCAATGCCAATGGGGGATCCTCCTACTAtggggaggaggaagaggaggaaggCATGATTCCAGCAGATGAGGAAGAAGGCGTGATACCTCCTCAGGTTGAAGACAGCGGTGTGGTAGAAGGAGCAGCAGATTAG
- the LOC127803917 gene encoding DNA (cytosine-5)-methyltransferase DRM2-like produces the protein MVDGNASGEENDNIDWDTEDELEILDFPLSSCSSLTNPGSTVTNPGGKATVDTGEASSSTGPSHSKLIHHFVAMGFPENLVEKAIKENGEGNTDLILETLLTYSAIESSSEQQQQQEQAVDSDQCSSEYGENILDDLSDSYSWSEDEENTDSLSDKDKTLLSLANMGYTVEEASIAMDRCGPHASIGELTDFICAAQMAKAADPYLPDDTKPKPKLIFHKGKPKRKLFDSELLGRKRQREIDDEAIHLPNPMIGYGVPTETSPTLRRSLPEAAIGPPYFYYENVALAPKGVWDTIKRFLYDVEPEFVDSKYFCASARKRGYVHNLPVENRFPLVPLPPRTIYEAFPLTRRWWPSWDTRTKLNCIQTCIASAKLTDRIRKALEEWDDEPPLHVQKYVLDQCRKWNLVWVGRCKVAPLEPDEVEMLLGFPRNHTRGGGISRTDRYKSLGNSFQVDTVAYHFSVLKEMFPGGINLLSLFSGIGGAEVALHRLGIPLKTVVSVEISEVNRNIVRSWWEQTNQKGKLIDFEDVQQLNGDRLEQIINSVGGFDLVVGGSPCNNLTGSNRYSRDGLEGKDSALFYDYFRILDLVKCIMGK, from the exons ATG GTGGATGGCAATGCCTCTGGGGAAGAGAATGACAACATTGACTGGGATACTGAAGATGAACTGGAAATTCTGGACTTTCCCTTGTCGTCTTGTTCAAGTTTGACAAATCCTGGTTCAACTGTGACTAATCCAGGTGGAAAAGCTACTGTAGATACTGGAGAG GCAAGCTCATCAACGGGTCCTTCTCACTCCAAGTTGATTCATCATTTTGTAGCAATGGGGTTTCCTGAGAATCTGGTTGAAAAGGctattaaggaaaatg GAGAAGGAAATACAGACTTAATCCTAGAAACTTTACTTACATATTCG gCTATTGAAAGCTCTTCGGAGCAACAGCAACAGCAAGAGCAAGCTGTCGATTCGGACCAGTGCTCTTCAGAATATGGTGAAAACATTCTTGATGATCTCTCTGATTCATATAGTTGGTCTGAAGATGAG GAAAATACAGATTCCTTGTCTGATAAGGATAAAACCTTGTTATCCCTGGCAAATATGGGCTACACAGTTGAAGAGGCCTCTATAGCTATGGATAGATGTG GTCCACATGCCTCCATTGGTGAGCTAACAGATTTCATATGTGCTGCTCAAATGGCAAAGGCAGCAGATCCCTATCTACCTGATGATACAAAG CCAAAACCAAAGCTAATATTCCACAAAGGTAAGCCCAAGAGGAAACTTTTTGACAGTGAACTGTTGGGAAGGAAAAGACAGAGGGAGATTGATGATGAGGCGATTCATCTTCCAAATCCAATGATTGGGTATGGGGTCCCTACCGAAACGTCTCCAACCCTTCGTAGAAGCCTTCCAGAGGCAGCCATCGGGCCTCCCTACTTCTATTACGAGAATGTGGCACTAGCTCCCAAAGGAGTGTGGGACACTATTAAGAGATTCTTATATGATGTTGAGCCAGAGTTCGTCGACTCAAAGTATTTTTGTGCATCGGCAAGGAAAAGAGGCTACGTTCACAATCTCCCGGTTGAGAACAGATTTCCTCTTGTGCCACTCCCTCCTCGCACCATTTATGAAGCATTTCCCTTAACAAGGAGATGGTGGCCTTCTTGGGATACAAGAACAAAGCTGAATTGCATACAGACTTGCATTGCAAGCGCAAAACTGACTGATAGGATCCGAAAGGCTCTGGAGGAGTGGGATGACGAGCCACCCTTGCACGTGCAGAAGTACGTACTTGATCAGTGTCGAAAGTGGAATCTAGTATGGGTAGGAAGGTGCAAGGTTGCGCCTCTGGAGCCTGATGAAGTGGAAATGCTGTTGGGGTTCCCAAGGAACCATACAAGGGGAGGTGGTATTAGCAGAACCGACAGATATAAATCCCTCGGTAATTCATTCCAG GTGGACACCGTGGCCTATCACTTCTCTGTCTTGAAGGAAATGTTCCCGGGAGGCATCAACCTTTTGTCCCTTTTCTCTGGAATTGGGGGCGCAGAAGTTGCGCTTCATCGGCTTGGTATCCCCTTAAAGACTGTTGTGTCGGTTGAGATCTCTGAAGTCAACAGGAACATCGTCCGAAGTTGGTGGGAACAAACCAACCAAAAGGGAAAGCTGATCGACTTTGAGGATGTTCAGCAGTTGAACGGTGACCGGCTGGAGCAGATCATCAACTCAGTTGGCGGCTTCGATCTTGTCGTCGGTGGAAGCCCCTGCAACAACCTCACCGGGAGCAACCGGTACAGCCGGGACGGCCTTGAGGGCAAAGATTCTGCTCTATTCTACGATTATTTTCGTATACTCGACTTGGTCAAATGTATTATGGggaaataa
- the LOC127803416 gene encoding uncharacterized protein LOC127803416 encodes MPQVPCLHCHPHTYIRMVQHLIERCLLFHMTRDDCITALAKHARIHPLVTITVWEGLLKENMGFFQAYHQAISLRRHLIFSNGSHERVFNSRRRKL; translated from the exons ATGCCTCAAGTCCCCTGTTTGCATTGCCACCCCCACACCTACATTAGAATG GTTCAGCATTTGATTGAAAGGTGCCTTCTCTTTCACATGACTCGAGACGACTGCATCACTGCCCTCGCCAAGCATGCGAGGATCCACCCCCTCGTCACCATTACTG TGTGGGAAGGGCTTCTGAAGGAGAACATGGGGTTCTTTCAAGCATATCACCAAGCTATTTCTCTCAGGCGGCACTTGATCTTTAGCA ACGGGTCACATGAGAGGGTGTTCAATTCCAGAAGAAGAAAGCTGTAG
- the LOC127803418 gene encoding phosphoenolpyruvate/phosphate translocator 2, chloroplastic-like isoform X1, whose protein sequence is MEIHALSLCPSAPFLNPRRNPPSQSSRPRRIALNAYSFLKSIDDCKCLRSTTLFLSSTSSFDKASSSLPLLVLNQRTNGFKVGATSMPENADEAAKSEELFRTLQLGSMFVVWYLLNIYFNIYNKQVLKVFPFPATVTAFQFGCGTVLVFLMWSFNLYPRPRITKSQFSAILPLAVIHTMGNLLTNISLGKVAVSFTHTIKAMEPFFTVVLSSLFLKESPSLWVVASLVPVVGGVALASFTEASFNWIGFGTAMASNLTNQSRNVLSKKLMVNKEEALDNINLFSVLTIISFLLLAPIALLMEGVKFSPSYLQFAATQGLNVKELCVRSLLAGFCFHTYQQVSYYILQMVSPVSHSVGNCVKRVVVIISSVIFFQTAVSPINSLGTAVALAGVFLYTRAKRIKPKAA, encoded by the exons ATGGAGATCCATGCCTTATCTCTATGTCCATCGGCTCCGTTTCTCAATCCGAGAAGAAACCCTCCGAGCCAGAGCTCTCGGCCCAGACGAATTGCTTTGAATGCTTACTCTTTCTTGAAATCAATCGACGACTGTAAATGTCTCCGATCAACGACGCTCTTCCTTTCTTCCACTTCAAGCTTCGACAAGGCCTCCTCCTCTCTTCCATTGCTGGTTCTGAACCAGAGGACCAATGGCTTCAAAGTCGGGGCCACTTCGATGCCGGAAAACGCCGACGAAGCAGCGAAATCCGAGGAATTGTTCCGGACTCTTCAGCTCGGTTCCATGTTTGTTGTCTGGTACTTACTGAACATCTACTTCAACATCTACAACAAGCAg GTTCTAAAGGTATTTCCATTTCCAGCGACAGTCACGGCGTTTCAATTTGGCTGTGGAACTGTGCTTGTATTTTTGATGTGGTCGTTTAACCTTTATCCAAGGCCCAGGATTACTAAATCGCAG TTTTCAGCAATCCTGCCATTAGCAGTGATTCACACCATGGGAAATCTCTTGACTAATATAAGCCTTGGGAAAGTTGCTGTTTCTTTCACTCATACAATCAAAGCCATGGAACCCTTCTTCACTGTGGTCctttcttctctgtttcttaAGGAG AGTCCTAGTCTCTGGGTAGTTGCTTCTCTTGTACCAGTAGTTGGTGGAGTGGCTCTGGCATCATTCACTGAGGCTTCTTTTAATTG GATAGGCTTTGGCACTGCAATGGCTTCCAATCTCACCAACCAATCACGCAATGTGCTTAGCAAAAAGTTGATGGTCAATAAAGAG GAAGCTTTGGACAATATCAATCTCTTCTCAGTCTTAACAATAATCTCATTCCTCCTGTTGGCACCAATTGCTCTTCTCATGGAAGGAGTGAAGTTTAGTCCCTCTTACTTGCAGTTTGCT GCAACTCAAGGATTGAATGTGAAGGAGCTGTGTGTGAGATCTCTCCTGGCTGGGTTCTGCTTCCACACTTACCAACAG GTTTCTTATTATATACTACAAATGGTATCGCCAGTAAGCCATTCAGTTGGAAACTGTGTGAAGAGAGTGGTGGTCATCATCTCATCAGTAATCTTCTTCCAAACGGCTGTCTCGCCAATTAACTCTCTTG GAACCGCTGTTGCGCTTGCTGGGGTCTTCCTGTATACAAGAGCAAAGCGCATAAAGCCCAAGGCTGCATGA
- the LOC127803418 gene encoding phosphoenolpyruvate/phosphate translocator 2, chloroplastic-like isoform X2, with translation MSPINDALPFFHFKLRQGLLLSSIAGSEPEDQWLQSRGHFDAGKRRRSSEIRGIVPDSSARFHVCCLVLKVFPFPATVTAFQFGCGTVLVFLMWSFNLYPRPRITKSQFSAILPLAVIHTMGNLLTNISLGKVAVSFTHTIKAMEPFFTVVLSSLFLKESPSLWVVASLVPVVGGVALASFTEASFNWIGFGTAMASNLTNQSRNVLSKKLMVNKEEALDNINLFSVLTIISFLLLAPIALLMEGVKFSPSYLQFAATQGLNVKELCVRSLLAGFCFHTYQQVSYYILQMVSPVSHSVGNCVKRVVVIISSVIFFQTAVSPINSLGTAVALAGVFLYTRAKRIKPKAA, from the exons ATGTCTCCGATCAACGACGCTCTTCCTTTCTTCCACTTCAAGCTTCGACAAGGCCTCCTCCTCTCTTCCATTGCTGGTTCTGAACCAGAGGACCAATGGCTTCAAAGTCGGGGCCACTTCGATGCCGGAAAACGCCGACGAAGCAGCGAAATCCGAGGAATTGTTCCGGACTCTTCAGCTCGGTTCCATGTTTGTTGTCTG GTTCTAAAGGTATTTCCATTTCCAGCGACAGTCACGGCGTTTCAATTTGGCTGTGGAACTGTGCTTGTATTTTTGATGTGGTCGTTTAACCTTTATCCAAGGCCCAGGATTACTAAATCGCAG TTTTCAGCAATCCTGCCATTAGCAGTGATTCACACCATGGGAAATCTCTTGACTAATATAAGCCTTGGGAAAGTTGCTGTTTCTTTCACTCATACAATCAAAGCCATGGAACCCTTCTTCACTGTGGTCctttcttctctgtttcttaAGGAG AGTCCTAGTCTCTGGGTAGTTGCTTCTCTTGTACCAGTAGTTGGTGGAGTGGCTCTGGCATCATTCACTGAGGCTTCTTTTAATTG GATAGGCTTTGGCACTGCAATGGCTTCCAATCTCACCAACCAATCACGCAATGTGCTTAGCAAAAAGTTGATGGTCAATAAAGAG GAAGCTTTGGACAATATCAATCTCTTCTCAGTCTTAACAATAATCTCATTCCTCCTGTTGGCACCAATTGCTCTTCTCATGGAAGGAGTGAAGTTTAGTCCCTCTTACTTGCAGTTTGCT GCAACTCAAGGATTGAATGTGAAGGAGCTGTGTGTGAGATCTCTCCTGGCTGGGTTCTGCTTCCACACTTACCAACAG GTTTCTTATTATATACTACAAATGGTATCGCCAGTAAGCCATTCAGTTGGAAACTGTGTGAAGAGAGTGGTGGTCATCATCTCATCAGTAATCTTCTTCCAAACGGCTGTCTCGCCAATTAACTCTCTTG GAACCGCTGTTGCGCTTGCTGGGGTCTTCCTGTATACAAGAGCAAAGCGCATAAAGCCCAAGGCTGCATGA